In the genome of Candidatus Methylomirabilota bacterium, the window CTGAGGCGCGACGATGAGGGGTCCGTGAAAACGCTGATCCGCGGGGGAACGGTGCTCACGCTGGACCGCGAGGACCGCGTGCTCGTCGGCGAGGACGTGCTCGTCGAGGATGAGCGAATCGCGCGCGTCGGCGGCCGGCTCACGGAGCGCGAGGGGCCCTTCGATCGGGTGATCGACGCCTCCGGGCGGCTCGTGATGCCCGGCCTGGTCAACGCCCACTTCCACTGCTACGACCGGTTCCTCAGGGGCATGTGGGAGGGGACGCCGCTCGAGATGTGGCTCCTCTGCGTGAGCCCGATGTTTCATCCGCCCCTCACCGACCGCGCGGCCATCGTCCGGTCGCGGCTCTGCGCCGCCGAGATGCTCCTGAGCGGGACGACCGCCTGCGTCGACAACATGCACCCCCCCGCGCTGGCGGCGGAGGCGCTCGCTCCGACGATCCAGGGCTACGTCGACGTCGGGCTCCGCGTCTGCGCGGCGCCGATGATCTGGAACCGGCCCTTCACCCGGACGATGCCGTATCTCGACACGATCATGCCGCAGGCGGAGCGCGACCGGCTCGACCGCACGCCGCCGGCGGTGCACGAGATCCTCGACTTCCACGGCCGCCTGGTGAAGGAATGGGACCGCCGCGAGGGGCGCGTGCACGTCATGCTGGCGCCGGCGGGGCCCCAGCGCTGTACCGACGAGCTCCTCCGCGCCTTCGCCGCGGCCGCCGAGAGGGAGCGCCGCCCGATCCACAGCCACATCCTCGAGACCAAGGTGCAGGCGGTCATGGCGCGGGAGCTCTACGGCAAGAGCATGATCGCCCACCTCCGCGACCTCGGCTTCCTTTCCCCGCGGCTCACCGTGATCCACGGCGTCTGGCTCTCGCGCCAGGACATCGGGATGATCGCGGAGGCCGGGGCGACGGTCGCTCACAACCCGACCTGCAACTTGAAGCTCCTGAGCGGCGTGGCGCCGGTGCCGCGGCTGCTCGAGGCGGGCGTGAACGTCGCGCTCGGGACGGACAATCCGTCCGCCAACGACAGCTCGAACCTCTTCGACAGCCTGAAGCTGGCCGCGCTGCTCCAGAGCCTGGACGGACCCACGCCCAAGGCCGGCAGCCCGGCGCGGGCGGCGCTCCGGATGGCGACGGCGGGCGGCGCCCGCTCGATGGGGCTCGAGGACGAGCTGGGGGCCGTCCAGGCCGGCCGCCGCGCGGACCTCGTGGTCCTCGACCTTGGCTCGCCCGGCTGGGTGCCGCTGAACGACCCCGTCCGGCAGCTCGTCTACTGCGAGAACGGGTCGTCGGTGCGCACGGTCCTCGTCGACGGCCGGGTCGTGGTCGACGAAGGACGGCTCACGACCGTCGACCTCCGCACGCTCCGCGAGGAAGCCCTCGAGATCGCCCGGAAAGTCCTCGCCGACAACCGCGTCGCGCGGCAGCAGGCCGAGGGGCTGCGGCCGTACCTGGAGGAGATGCACCGGCGCGCGGTGGCGCAGGATCTCGGCTTCAGCGCGTTCCCGCCGCCGCGGTAGACTACTCCTCGCGCGAGTACGGCAGGCCGAGCGCGCTGGGCATGGCGAGGCGACGCCGCCACAGCGCGACCAGGAGCATGACGGTGAGCGTCGCGACGTACGGCATCATGCGGAGCACGATGGTGTTGGC includes:
- a CDS encoding amidohydrolase, giving the protein MKTLIRGGTVLTLDREDRVLVGEDVLVEDERIARVGGRLTEREGPFDRVIDASGRLVMPGLVNAHFHCYDRFLRGMWEGTPLEMWLLCVSPMFHPPLTDRAAIVRSRLCAAEMLLSGTTACVDNMHPPALAAEALAPTIQGYVDVGLRVCAAPMIWNRPFTRTMPYLDTIMPQAERDRLDRTPPAVHEILDFHGRLVKEWDRREGRVHVMLAPAGPQRCTDELLRAFAAAAERERRPIHSHILETKVQAVMARELYGKSMIAHLRDLGFLSPRLTVIHGVWLSRQDIGMIAEAGATVAHNPTCNLKLLSGVAPVPRLLEAGVNVALGTDNPSANDSSNLFDSLKLAALLQSLDGPTPKAGSPARAALRMATAGGARSMGLEDELGAVQAGRRADLVVLDLGSPGWVPLNDPVRQLVYCENGSSVRTVLVDGRVVVDEGRLTTVDLRTLREEALEIARKVLADNRVARQQAEGLRPYLEEMHRRAVAQDLGFSAFPPPR